A genome region from Erigeron canadensis isolate Cc75 chromosome 3, C_canadensis_v1, whole genome shotgun sequence includes the following:
- the LOC122591854 gene encoding protein NRT1/ PTR FAMILY 5.5-like produces MCAGVLMKAGPLTFIRVTALMFIKIPASYTLFVIIIYLNNVWNLSVTHAAGIINIWNGITPTLTVVFACFADTFTGSYYYMLMLSNIAYSIGLGLLALSTPVFFGSCNEYKEDCIGHTQKVLFFTALSLISVGLAGHEASLPLFVDAQKRSDDNDNETAGFKYFHGVKFMFLYMQTISLAVLVGLVALIYVKPWSKQFGIPAICSLAVTGFFLIGSYKRNKPGGNPFKTALRVFVATASKYLQQVQSKNFTETYNEDDTSPTSSLRFLDKAATKYPDQAMSRSWTLCTVREVEDTKIAISLVPVCLTFIVIGIVSSLKATYFIQQANHMDLKLGSIEVRIPIFLLFYTIFGDIFRMIYTFCFALCFSKRYAPPIGIGVGIILSVLCCITAAIVETQRLHAVKDHGLLDKPNDKIPMSVFSLLPQFALLAGADAITDFSFTFFVQYQLPEFLRYMIYFKDSVMGLGTIASVLLVYVVGKVSERNNNPNWFQHSLNKSRLDRYYWTLAAISAVNLVLYVVVACFNNHESPLPEAEPEAGAGDEPEAGVGDEPEAGAGVAPEAEAKPQAEVVAGIQIDDDMMGQQKKG; encoded by the exons ATGTGTGCAGGTGTACTCATGAAAGCAGGCCCGTTAACGTTTATTAGAGTGACAG CACTGATGTTTATAAAAATTCCAGCATCATATACGTTGTTTGTGATAATCATCTACTTAAATAATGTGTGGAATTTAAGCGTAACACATGCTGCTGGTATCATAAACATATGGAATGGAATCACGCCAACTTTGACCGTTGTCTTTGCCTGCTTTGCTGATACCTTCACTGGCTCTTACTACTATATGCTTATGCTCTCTAACATCGCCTACAGTATT GGATTAGGATTACTGGCCTTGTCAACGCCAGTTTTCTTTGGTTCATGTAACGAATACAAGGAGGACTGCATTGGCCACACACAAAAAGTCCTGTTCTTTACTGCCTTATCATTGATATCAGTTGGACTGGCTGGTCATGAAGCCTCGTTACCACTCTTTGTAGATGCACAAAAAAGAAGTGACGACAACGATAATGAAACAGCAGGATTTAAGTACTTCCATGGAGTGAAATTTATGTTTCTGTATATGCAAACAATTTCATTAGCAGTTTTAGTCGGACTTGTTGCACTCATATATGTAAAACCGTGGTCAAAACAATTTGGGATTCCAGCTATATGTTCCTTGGCAGTAACTGGGTTCTTCTTGATTGGATCATACAAACGTAATAAGCCAGGGGGGAACCCTTTTAAGACTGCTCTTAGAGTATTCGTAGCTACTGCCAGTAAATATCTTCAACAAGTTCAAAGTAAAAACTTTACAGAGACCTACAATGAAGATGATACTTCTCCCACCAGCAGCCTCAG GTTCTTAGACAAGGCTGCTACTAAGTATCCTGATCAGGCAATGTCAAGAAGTTGGACGCTTTGTACCGTGCGTGAAGTAGAAGACACCAAGATTGCTATTAGTCTGGTTCCAGTGTGTCTGACATTCATTGTGATTGGAATAGTTTCATCGTTAAAAGCCACTTATTTTATCCAGCAAGCTAATCACATGGACCTTAAACTTGGAAGCATAGAGGTCCGGATTCCAATCTTTCTTCTCTTCTATACAATCTTTGGCGATATATTTCGAATGATATATACTTTTTGCTTCGCATTATGTTTCTCAAAACGTTATGCACCGCCGATTGGGATTGGCGTGGGTATTATATTGTCTGTATTATGTTGCATTACTGCTGCAATAGTGGAAACCCAAAGGCTACATGCTGTTAAGGATCATGGGTTACTAGACAAGCCGAACGACAAAATTCCAATGAGTGTATTTTCTCTGCTTCCACAGTTTGCTCTTCTTGCAGGTGCTGATGCGATCACAGATTTCAGTTTTACATTTTTCGTTCAGTATCAACTTCCTGAGTTTCTCCGATATATGATTTATTTCAAAGATTCTGTGATGGGATTAGGAACCATTGCTAGTGTATTATTGGTCTATGTTGTTGGGAAGGTGAGTGAGAGGAACAACAATCCCAACTGGTTTCAACATTCTTTAAATAAAAGCCGCTTGGATCGATATTATTGGACATTGGCGGCAATCAGTGCAGTTAATCTTGTTCTCTACGTCGTTGTTGCCTGTTTTAACAATCACGAGAGTCCTCTTCCTGAAGCTGAACCCGAGGCCGGGGCCGGGGATGAACCAGAGGCCGGGGTGGGGGATGAACCCGAGGCCGGGGCCGGGGTAGCACCCGAAGCCGAAGCCAAACCCCAAGCCGAAGTGGTTGCTGGTATTCAAATTGATGATGACATGATGGGACAGCAGAAAAAAGGCTAA
- the LOC122593343 gene encoding reticulon-like protein B11, with protein MGDFGRICVHDALGGGPVADILLWKNVYGGGVVLISSTIFWFLFERGGYNILAFVANNLLLLVTILFFWAKSASLLNRPLPPIPELDISEESVLIAAEEMQVWINHAFSLAHEIAVNGNVKALISVVSSLWLISYIGSFFNFLTLLYIGVLLSLSLPFLYDKFQTQVDEKLTVLHKITHSVSKQADAILRMIPSLHKPKTQ; from the exons ATGGGCGATTTTGGCCGGATTTGTGTACATGACGCTCTCGGTGGCGGTCCAG TGGCTGATATATTGTTATGGAAGAATGTATATGGAGGTGGAGTTGTGTTAATTAGTAGCaccattttttggtttttattcgAAAGAGGCGGTTATAATATTTTGGCTTTCGTTGCCAATAATCTTCTGCTTTTGGTCACTATTCTCTTCTTTTGGGCTAAATCTGCTTCCCTTCTTAATAG ACCTCTGCCTCCAATTCCTGAATTGGACATTTCGGAGGAATCAGTTCTTATCGCTGCTGAAGAGATGCAAGTTTGGATAAACCATGCTTTTTCACTTGCACATGAAATTGCAGTTAATGGAAACGTCAAAGCTTTGATTTCC GTTGTCTCAAGCTTATGGCTGATTTCTTATATTGGTAGCTTCTTTAACTTCCTTACGTTGCTATATATTG GGGTACTTCTGAGTTTATCATTACCATTCTTGTACGACAAGTTCCAGACACAAGTGGATGAAAAGTTAACTGTACTACACAAGATCACCCATTCAGTATCCAAGCAAGCTGATGCCATTTTACGAATGATCCCATCACTACACAAGCCGAAGACTCAGTAG